In a single window of the uncultured Methanobrevibacter sp. genome:
- a CDS encoding Coenzyme F420 hydrogenase/dehydrogenase, beta subunit C-terminal domain → MYMSYVLAKSQNDDIHKAGECGGAVTSILKYLLDEEIVDGVLAISPCDDVYDGIPTFVTNSEDLMKTAGSYHCAPTMIGDLVQKYLFDKKVAVTAKPCDMRAIEELITRHKINKDNIYVIGLNCGGTVPPVAGRKMIDLFYEADPDDVVSEEIDKGQFIIELADGSEEAVKIHDLENEGYGRRTNCQRCDVKIPRKANIACGNWGAEDGWTFIEINDEKGQEMIDGAKKAGILETKNPAQPAIDGREKVEGIMIKMANKVQDATYPTVSEMDEWSRCISCYACRDVCPICWCYENCELNKPYFKDEENIPPTPIAFQGVRLSHMSFSCVDCGQCDDVCPMDIPVSLIFDKLQKKYFNRTGYVAGVSDDIKPPLYSPEKTEL, encoded by the coding sequence ATTTATATGAGTTATGTTTTAGCAAAATCCCAAAATGATGATATTCACAAGGCTGGTGAATGTGGGGGAGCTGTAACAAGCATTCTAAAATATTTGCTTGATGAAGAAATAGTTGATGGAGTTTTAGCGATAAGTCCTTGTGATGACGTCTATGACGGAATACCAACCTTTGTAACTAATTCAGAAGATTTAATGAAGACCGCTGGTTCTTATCACTGCGCTCCTACAATGATTGGTGACCTTGTTCAAAAGTACCTGTTTGATAAAAAAGTTGCAGTAACAGCAAAACCTTGTGATATGAGAGCTATCGAAGAGCTCATTACAAGGCATAAAATCAATAAAGACAATATTTATGTCATCGGTTTAAACTGCGGTGGAACTGTTCCTCCTGTCGCAGGTAGAAAAATGATTGACTTGTTTTATGAAGCAGACCCTGACGACGTTGTAAGCGAAGAAATCGATAAAGGACAATTCATAATCGAACTTGCAGACGGTTCCGAAGAAGCTGTAAAAATCCACGACCTTGAAAATGAAGGATATGGACGTCGTACCAACTGTCAAAGATGTGATGTTAAAATCCCAAGAAAAGCAAACATCGCTTGTGGAAACTGGGGAGCAGAAGACGGATGGACATTCATTGAAATCAATGATGAAAAAGGACAAGAAATGATTGACGGTGCTAAAAAAGCAGGAATTCTTGAAACTAAAAATCCTGCTCAGCCAGCTATTGACGGAAGGGAAAAAGTTGAAGGCATCATGATTAAGATGGCCAATAAGGTTCAGGATGCAACTTATCCTACAGTGAGCGAAATGGATGAATGGAGCCGCTGTATCAGCTGTTATGCATGTCGTGATGTTTGTCCAATCTGCTGGTGTTATGAAAACTGCGAATTGAACAAACCATACTTCAAGGATGAAGAGAACATTCCGCCAACTCCAATTGCATTCCAGGGAGTAAGATTGTCACACATGAGTTTCAGTTGTGTGGATTGCGGACAATGTGACGACGTATGTCCGATGGACATTCCTGTTTCATTAATCTTTGACAAATTGCAGAAAAAATACTTTAATAGAACTGGTTATGTAGCTGGAGTTTCTGATGATATTAAACCTCCGTTATACAGTCCAGAAAAAACAGAATTATGA
- a CDS encoding molybdopterin-dependent oxidoreductase, which yields MLEIKHTLCPSCSVGCGLNVIINNGEIVGTFPYKRHPVNAGKNCLNGRNSIECYQNKFDKAIVSKSETDIEKAIEEVSKELGSADSSNVTIICSGNNDMGEIEAIKEFGESKNFNLAFYADNLKDFVDVASYDEVAGASKVFVIGDLLYENPLIGRRIVHAKQNGAEIYALGKAEESVTFNIADETSNSTVEEFLEKNKGNIDDDSVIVFNYVDSQDDLDKIEALNCKCLPVFSKSNSKGTLGIIEPKSLDEMLELLDNTKVLLVFNDDIADELEYDFSKISKIISFAPCSNKTTEISDIVIPTKTWLEKDGSFVNAMGETQIFTAAVESDALSEIEIIEKLNG from the coding sequence ATGTTGGAGATTAAGCACACATTATGTCCTTCATGTAGTGTTGGATGTGGACTTAATGTTATTATAAACAATGGAGAAATTGTGGGAACCTTCCCCTATAAAAGGCATCCGGTAAACGCTGGAAAAAATTGTTTGAATGGAAGAAACTCAATTGAATGCTATCAAAACAAATTTGATAAGGCAATCGTATCAAAATCAGAAACAGATATTGAAAAAGCAATCGAAGAAGTATCTAAGGAATTGGGCTCTGCTGACAGTTCCAATGTAACCATAATCTGTTCTGGTAATAATGATATGGGAGAAATTGAGGCTATAAAGGAATTTGGTGAATCCAAAAATTTTAATCTTGCTTTTTATGCCGATAATTTGAAGGATTTCGTTGATGTTGCTTCATATGATGAAGTTGCAGGTGCAAGCAAAGTCTTTGTAATCGGTGATTTGTTATATGAAAATCCGTTGATTGGAAGAAGAATCGTCCATGCAAAACAAAACGGTGCAGAAATCTACGCATTGGGAAAAGCTGAAGAGTCAGTCACATTCAATATTGCCGATGAGACATCAAATTCCACTGTTGAAGAATTTTTGGAAAAAAACAAAGGAAATATTGATGACGATTCAGTAATCGTATTTAATTATGTCGATTCACAGGATGATTTGGATAAAATTGAAGCATTAAACTGTAAATGCTTGCCAGTATTCAGCAAATCAAATTCTAAAGGTACTTTAGGCATCATTGAACCTAAATCATTAGATGAAATGTTGGAATTATTGGACAATACTAAAGTCCTATTGGTATTCAACGACGACATTGCTGATGAGTTGGAATATGATTTTTCAAAAATATCAAAGATTATCAGCTTCGCTCCATGTTCAAACAAGACAACTGAAATTTCAGACATTGTCATTCCAACTAAAACATGGCTTGAAAAAGACGGATCATTTGTAAATGCTATGGGAGAAACCCAAATTTTCACTGCTGCAGTCGAATCAGACGCTTTAAGTGAAATTGAGATAATCGAAAAATTAAATGGATAG
- a CDS encoding hydrogenase iron-sulfur subunit produces the protein MADDLKIVGLLCNWCCYGGADTAGTARMQYSPNIRIIRVMCSGRINPSMIFKAFQEGADGVFVGGCHIGDCHYDAGNYKWSRRSKIVEDILEEFGIEKERFRHEWISASEGEKFQKTMEEFHDTLSKLGPLEL, from the coding sequence ATGGCAGATGATTTAAAAATCGTAGGTTTATTATGTAACTGGTGTTGTTATGGTGGTGCTGATACAGCAGGAACTGCACGTATGCAATACTCACCAAACATCAGAATTATTCGTGTAATGTGCTCTGGAAGAATTAACCCTTCAATGATTTTCAAAGCATTCCAGGAAGGTGCAGACGGAGTATTTGTAGGAGGATGTCATATTGGGGATTGCCACTATGATGCTGGTAACTACAAATGGTCCAGAAGATCAAAAATAGTTGAAGACATTTTGGAGGAATTCGGAATTGAAAAAGAAAGATTCCGCCATGAATGGATTTCAGCATCTGAAGGTGAAAAATTCCAAAAAACAATGGAAGAGTTTCATGATACTTTAAGCAAACTTGGTCCATTAGAATTATAA
- a CDS encoding Ig-like domain-containing protein, with protein LGDDKYNKNTTTKTFTIDPIPLKNTTIDANITINGEDFTITVNVDPNATGFVQYNLIGEENYILYMDIVDGQSIIEDALTPGNYTIEITYLGDANYNTNATSLNFTIEEIPLKNTTIDANIAINEEDITITVNIDKNATGYVQFNVTGAENYVVYMDVVDGQSIFEDDLTPGNYTVEITYLGDDSYNTNATTETFTIVGHVKNDTEISSTAEVENSTVTITTNVDSNATGYITLEILGQTFLVPVDNGRAIFTYDFNIGTYSANIAYLGDYNFNNATTTTTFTVTNQSVELENTTVDVDVEAVENNVTITATVNSSASGLVEFNIGGKAVYIAVNNGEAIYNVVLPAGDYNVEVTYMGDSRYNANRTSRAFTVTDHIKKNTTLTLDIRFDEYNVTVIAEVDSNATGFVEFKLNGNAIISKVDEGKAIMDTLLFPGEYTVYATYLGDHDFNANTSESTFTVEEIPLKNTTIDTNITINEEDITITVNVNPNATGFVQYNITGEENHILFMNVTDGQSIITDVLTPGDYTVEITYLGDVNYNKNATTETFTIVGHIKKDTAISSTATVKNGTVTITTNVDSNATGYVTLEILGQTFIVPVDNGRAVFTYDFNIGTYSANIAYLGDYNFNNATTTTTFTVTNQSSELKNTTVNVEVETFGTDVIITATVDSLASGLVEFNIDGKAVYLAVNNGKAAYNVILPTGNYNVTVTYLGDSRFNSNSTSKEFTVTGPTKKNTTMSAEVSVKDLNVVVSVTLDNDAAGFVEFIMNEEIVYLPVQDGKVVLNTTFKPGEYIILANYLGDDDFNQNSTIVELTVNKVETQIIASKVSTVYGTSKNIVITLTDVNGNLLIGKNVTVKFNNKEYTKIVDSNGKVSVAIGKTLVPKTYTASITFAGDDVYLTSNKTAKVVVSKATPTITAKAKTYKVSVKIKKYSVTLKGINSKALANVKLSIKVNGKTFSAKTNSKGTATFKITGLTKKAKYIGLVTYAGNKYYKNLSKKVQITVK; from the coding sequence ACCTCGGAGATGACAAATACAACAAAAATACAACCACAAAAACATTCACAATTGACCCAATACCACTCAAAAACACAACAATCGACGCAAACATAACAATCAACGGAGAGGACTTTACAATAACAGTTAATGTTGATCCGAATGCTACAGGATTCGTACAATACAACCTCATCGGCGAAGAAAACTACATATTGTATATGGATATAGTTGACGGACAATCAATTATAGAAGACGCATTAACTCCGGGCAACTATACAATCGAAATAACATACCTTGGAGATGCCAACTACAACACAAACGCAACCTCATTAAACTTCACTATCGAAGAAATCCCGCTCAAGAACACAACAATCGACGCAAACATAGCAATCAACGAAGAAGACATAACAATAACTGTCAACATAGACAAAAACGCAACAGGATACGTTCAATTTAATGTGACTGGCGCTGAAAACTATGTTGTATACATGGATGTAGTTGACGGACAATCAATTTTTGAAGATGATTTAACTCCAGGCAACTACACAGTCGAAATAACATACCTTGGAGACGACAGCTACAACACAAACGCAACCACCGAAACATTCACCATAGTTGGACACGTTAAAAATGACACAGAAATCTCATCAACAGCAGAAGTTGAAAACAGCACAGTAACAATCACAACAAACGTCGATTCCAATGCTACCGGATACATTACACTCGAAATTTTAGGCCAAACATTCCTTGTACCTGTAGATAACGGAAGAGCTATTTTCACATATGATTTCAACATAGGAACATACAGTGCAAACATAGCTTACTTGGGTGATTACAACTTCAACAACGCAACAACAACCACCACATTCACAGTCACCAACCAATCCGTTGAATTGGAAAACACTACCGTTGATGTAGATGTTGAAGCAGTTGAAAATAACGTGACAATAACCGCTACTGTCAACAGTTCCGCAAGCGGCCTTGTCGAATTCAACATTGGTGGCAAAGCAGTATACATCGCAGTGAATAACGGTGAAGCCATATACAATGTTGTCTTACCTGCTGGCGACTATAACGTTGAAGTAACATACATGGGCGATTCCAGATACAATGCAAACAGAACTTCAAGAGCTTTCACAGTAACCGATCACATTAAAAAGAACACTACATTGACTCTTGACATAAGATTTGATGAATATAATGTTACTGTTATAGCTGAAGTTGATTCCAACGCTACAGGATTTGTCGAATTCAAATTAAACGGCAATGCCATCATATCAAAAGTAGATGAAGGAAAAGCAATCATGGACACCCTATTGTTCCCAGGCGAATACACAGTCTATGCAACCTACCTTGGAGACCATGACTTCAACGCAAACACAAGCGAAAGCACATTCACAGTTGAAGAAATCCCACTCAAAAACACAACAATCGACACAAACATAACAATCAACGAAGAGGACATAACAATTACCGTGAACGTGAATCCGAATGCTACAGGATTCGTACAATACAACATAACCGGCGAAGAAAACCACATATTATTTATGAATGTGACTGACGGACAATCAATAATCACAGACGTATTAACCCCTGGTGACTACACAGTCGAAATAACATACCTAGGAGATGTCAACTACAACAAAAACGCAACCACCGAAACATTCACTATAGTAGGACACATCAAAAAGGATACTGCAATCTCATCAACAGCAACAGTCAAAAACGGTACAGTAACAATCACAACAAATGTCGATTCCAATGCTACCGGATACGTTACACTTGAAATTTTAGGCCAAACATTCATCGTGCCTGTAGATAACGGAAGAGCTGTTTTCACATATGACTTCAACATAGGAACATACAGTGCAAACATAGCTTACCTGGGTGATTACAACTTCAACAACGCAACAACAACCACCACATTCACAGTCACCAATCAATCCAGTGAATTGAAAAACACTACTGTTAATGTAGAAGTTGAAACATTCGGAACTGACGTGATAATAACCGCTACTGTTGACAGCCTTGCAAGCGGCCTTGTCGAATTCAACATTGACGGCAAAGCAGTATACCTAGCTGTAAATAACGGAAAAGCAGCATACAATGTTATTTTGCCTACTGGAAACTATAATGTTACTGTAACTTATCTTGGCGATTCCAGATTCAATTCCAACTCAACTTCAAAAGAGTTCACAGTCACAGGTCCTACCAAGAAAAACACAACAATGTCTGCTGAAGTGAGTGTAAAAGATTTAAATGTTGTTGTCAGCGTAACTCTTGACAATGATGCTGCTGGATTTGTAGAGTTTATAATGAATGAAGAAATAGTCTATTTACCTGTCCAAGACGGAAAAGTGGTTTTAAATACCACTTTCAAACCGGGAGAATATATTATTCTTGCCAATTATCTTGGAGATGATGACTTTAACCAAAACAGCACCATAGTTGAATTAACTGTCAATAAAGTTGAAACACAAATCATAGCTTCAAAAGTCAGTACCGTCTATGGAACCAGCAAAAACATAGTCATTACCTTAACTGACGTTAACGGTAATCTGTTGATTGGTAAAAATGTAACTGTTAAGTTCAACAATAAGGAATATACCAAAATAGTTGATTCCAACGGAAAAGTATCTGTTGCAATTGGAAAAACATTAGTTCCTAAAACATACACAGCATCAATTACATTTGCAGGCGATGACGTATATCTTACATCAAATAAGACCGCAAAAGTGGTTGTATCCAAGGCAACTCCAACAATAACCGCTAAAGCAAAAACCTACAAGGTAAGTGTCAAAATCAAAAAATATTCAGTAACTTTGAAAGGCATCAATAGCAAAGCATTGGCAAATGTCAAACTAAGCATAAAAGTTAACGGTAAAACATTTTCTGCAAAAACCAACAGTAAAGGTACAGCAACCTTTAAGATTACCGGATTAACTAAAAAAGCTAAGTATATTGGACTAGTTACCTACGCAGGCAACAAATACTACAAGAATTTAAGTAAAAAAGTTCAAATAACTGTTAAATAA